From the genome of Methylomonas sp. UP202, one region includes:
- a CDS encoding TonB-dependent receptor, with amino-acid sequence MPNHHRRSNHQPSARGKSKTMRWALATALAGLQLASAQAVEADLDLHLPAQPLAAALEAYSRATGLQLIFRPESVAGLSSPALDGRYSRADALRHLLTGTALNVQTVDDHTLAIKPSQQNPDNIEKPDAAATLPAVKVVGQAAYDATDPYNPDYALPNASSGTKTDTPIMETPLNVQVISKQVLKDQQVIRLDQALKNISGVSVANGNNNSAGPSNAEQYTLRGFATSTLFRNGFRMDAGSTWYGNGQQMANVESVEVLKGPAAILFGRVEPGGMINVITKKPRATPYYAINQQFGSYDLFRTSVDATGAINSDASLLYRVNASFQSNHSYRDLVESDDKFIAPVIQWQIGAKTQATLEMEYQHKRASEDFMILPTDGNNRFIDLPHQRNLGEKNLATTDGYFAGFNWTHQFNEDWSIKHQVNFRRREVRQGPSTLPIFLAGNTLSRVVYGINPETNDTLANILDLTGHFTTGALKHTLLVGGDHYATDYFQDLTFGGIGFTLSDIDINGPAHPGPGLVLDPSLRQLFAQKTDNFGAYLQDQIELPHNIHLLGGFRYQYVHSKIFRGGADGVLRPDAFGLPQTDDDVTPRVAVLWQPAEWLSVYGNYVENFGANTGRFSFVEGAAFGKALAPETAQQWELGAKSELFDGRLRLSLAYYDLTKQNVATLDVARGAACGNNFCYLSVGEVNSSGPELDIQGEILPGWNAILTYAHQDVRVTKSSDTSGQIKVGNRLQFVPENTASAWSTYEIQQGPAKGLKFGGGVTLRDYVVNANNQTRSVGNTLVGLMTGYSFKVGKSKVTAQLNVDNLLDQRYFTDASPVTDSGYGYVSFSNPRSFIGSVNVEY; translated from the coding sequence ATGCCGAACCACCACCGCCGGTCAAATCATCAGCCTTCCGCTCGCGGCAAGTCCAAAACAATGCGCTGGGCGCTGGCGACGGCCCTGGCCGGCTTGCAGTTGGCTAGCGCCCAGGCGGTGGAAGCCGACTTGGATTTGCATCTGCCGGCGCAACCCTTGGCGGCGGCCTTGGAAGCTTACTCGCGCGCTACCGGCTTGCAACTGATCTTCCGCCCGGAAAGCGTGGCCGGCCTGAGCAGCCCGGCCCTCGACGGCCGCTACAGCCGAGCGGACGCCCTCCGGCATTTGCTGACAGGCACCGCCTTGAACGTGCAAACGGTTGACGACCATACCTTGGCCATCAAACCGAGCCAGCAAAATCCGGACAATATCGAGAAGCCCGACGCGGCGGCCACCTTGCCGGCCGTCAAGGTGGTCGGCCAAGCCGCCTACGACGCCACCGATCCCTACAATCCGGATTACGCACTGCCGAACGCCAGTTCCGGCACCAAAACCGATACGCCGATTATGGAAACGCCGCTGAACGTGCAGGTGATTTCCAAGCAAGTCTTGAAGGACCAGCAAGTGATACGCCTCGATCAGGCCTTGAAGAACATCAGCGGCGTCAGCGTCGCCAACGGCAACAACAATTCAGCCGGCCCCAGCAACGCCGAGCAATACACGCTGCGCGGCTTCGCGACCAGCACCTTGTTCCGCAACGGTTTTCGGATGGATGCGGGCAGCACTTGGTACGGCAACGGTCAACAAATGGCCAACGTGGAAAGCGTGGAGGTCCTGAAAGGTCCGGCCGCGATTCTGTTCGGCCGGGTCGAGCCCGGCGGGATGATCAACGTCATCACCAAAAAACCCAGAGCCACGCCCTACTACGCGATCAACCAGCAGTTCGGCTCCTACGATTTGTTTCGCACCAGTGTCGATGCGACCGGCGCGATCAACTCCGACGCGAGTTTGCTATACCGGGTCAACGCCTCGTTTCAAAGCAATCATTCCTACCGTGATCTGGTCGAAAGCGACGACAAATTCATCGCGCCGGTCATCCAGTGGCAAATCGGCGCCAAAACCCAAGCGACCCTGGAAATGGAGTATCAGCATAAGCGGGCCAGCGAGGATTTCATGATTTTGCCGACCGACGGCAACAACCGGTTTATCGACCTACCCCACCAGCGCAACCTCGGCGAAAAAAACCTGGCCACGACCGACGGCTACTTCGCCGGCTTCAACTGGACGCATCAGTTCAACGAAGATTGGAGCATCAAGCATCAAGTCAACTTCCGGCGCCGCGAGGTGCGGCAAGGCCCCAGCACCTTGCCGATTTTCTTGGCGGGCAACACCTTGAGCCGGGTGGTTTACGGAATCAATCCGGAAACCAACGACACCTTGGCCAATATTCTGGACCTGACCGGCCATTTCACGACCGGTGCGTTGAAACACACCTTGCTAGTCGGCGGCGACCACTACGCCACCGATTATTTTCAGGACCTGACCTTCGGCGGCATCGGTTTCACGCTGTCCGATATCGACATCAACGGGCCCGCCCATCCCGGTCCGGGCTTGGTATTGGACCCCAGTTTGCGCCAGCTTTTCGCCCAAAAAACCGACAATTTCGGTGCCTATCTTCAGGACCAAATCGAGCTTCCGCACAACATTCACCTGCTGGGCGGGTTTCGCTACCAATACGTGCATTCGAAAATATTTCGCGGCGGCGCGGACGGCGTACTGCGGCCGGACGCATTCGGCCTGCCGCAAACCGACGACGACGTGACCCCTCGCGTCGCGGTACTGTGGCAACCCGCCGAATGGCTCAGCGTCTACGGCAATTACGTCGAGAATTTCGGCGCCAATACCGGGCGATTTTCGTTTGTGGAAGGCGCGGCCTTCGGCAAGGCCTTGGCGCCGGAAACCGCCCAACAGTGGGAATTGGGCGCCAAATCCGAGCTGTTCGACGGCCGCCTGCGCCTGTCCTTGGCCTATTACGATTTGACCAAACAAAACGTCGCCACGTTGGACGTCGCCCGCGGCGCGGCTTGCGGCAACAATTTTTGTTATTTGTCGGTCGGCGAAGTCAATAGCAGCGGACCGGAGCTGGACATACAAGGCGAAATTCTGCCCGGCTGGAATGCAATCCTGACCTATGCCCACCAAGACGTGCGCGTCACCAAAAGCTCGGACACCTCCGGCCAGATCAAAGTCGGCAACCGCTTGCAGTTTGTGCCGGAAAATACCGCCAGCGCCTGGAGTACCTACGAAATCCAACAGGGGCCGGCCAAGGGCTTGAAATTCGGAGGGGGCGTAACCTTGCGCGACTACGTCGTGAATGCCAATAACCAAACCCGCTCGGTCGGCAATACCTTGGTCGGCCTGATGACCGGCTACAGCTTCAAAGTGGGCAAATCGAAAGTGACGGCGCAACTGAACGTCGACAACTTGCTGGACCAACGCTATTTCACCGACGCATCGCCGGTGACCGACTCCGGTTACGGCTATGTCAGCTTCAGCAACCCGCGCAGTTTCATCGGCTCGGTCAACGTCGAGTATTGA
- a CDS encoding PepSY-associated TM helix domain-containing protein — MTRHFWVLVHRYAGLYMAFFLSVAGLTGCVLAFYHELDDWLNSDLYRVEVRDQAMLDEFVLRDQALALEPHAYINQLMLSRESNRVFEAGLTPRTDPATGKPYELAYQNLRLDPYTGELLGYGKDEGLWPLTRRNILRVIYSLHYSLALDEVGVWLFGIAALIWTVDCFVAFYLTFPVRRKSPHPNPLPEGEGTTSRGFWSRWAIAWKIKWPASAFRLNFDLHRAGGLWTWLMLFVFAWSSVGFNLSETVYQPVMAALFDMPDLRQFPVPNLPEPRPEPRIAWREAHTIGRRLMAEQAQAAHVRVLAEEALAYQPEKGMYLYVVKSDRDISPDHAGTAIWFDGDSGRFGGLLLPTGENLGLTLSMWLFALHMAKVWGLPFQIFVCAMGLMVAMLSVTGVYIWLKKRSALRSSKARQDNIAGRVDA; from the coding sequence ATGACGCGACACTTCTGGGTTTTGGTACACCGTTACGCCGGCTTGTACATGGCTTTCTTTTTGAGCGTGGCCGGTCTGACCGGTTGCGTGCTGGCCTTTTACCACGAATTGGACGACTGGCTGAATTCGGATCTATATCGGGTGGAAGTCCGTGACCAGGCGATGCTGGACGAGTTTGTACTGCGCGACCAAGCCTTGGCGCTGGAACCGCATGCGTACATCAACCAACTGATGTTAAGCCGGGAATCCAACCGGGTTTTCGAAGCGGGGTTGACGCCGCGCACCGATCCGGCGACCGGCAAACCCTACGAGCTGGCTTATCAAAACCTGCGGCTGGACCCTTATACCGGCGAGTTGCTCGGTTACGGTAAGGACGAAGGCTTGTGGCCGCTGACCCGCCGAAACATCCTGCGGGTAATCTACAGCTTGCACTATTCGTTGGCCTTGGACGAGGTCGGGGTCTGGTTGTTCGGCATCGCCGCGCTGATCTGGACCGTCGATTGCTTTGTCGCGTTTTACCTGACCTTTCCGGTGCGACGTAAATCCCCTCACCCTAACCCTCTCCCTGAAGGAGAGGGAACAACTTCGCGCGGCTTTTGGTCACGCTGGGCGATTGCCTGGAAAATCAAATGGCCGGCCTCGGCGTTTCGGTTGAATTTTGACTTGCACCGGGCCGGCGGTTTGTGGACCTGGCTGATGCTGTTCGTGTTCGCCTGGTCGTCGGTCGGCTTCAATTTGAGCGAAACCGTCTACCAACCGGTGATGGCCGCGCTGTTCGATATGCCGGACTTACGGCAATTTCCGGTCCCGAATCTGCCGGAACCGCGCCCGGAACCGCGCATAGCCTGGCGTGAGGCGCACACGATCGGCCGGCGTTTGATGGCCGAACAAGCCCAAGCGGCGCACGTGCGGGTGTTGGCGGAAGAAGCGCTGGCCTATCAACCGGAGAAGGGCATGTATTTGTACGTGGTAAAAAGCGACCGCGACATCAGCCCTGACCACGCCGGCACCGCGATCTGGTTCGACGGCGACAGCGGCCGGTTTGGCGGTCTACTGTTACCGACCGGCGAAAACCTCGGCTTGACCCTGAGCATGTGGTTGTTTGCGTTGCACATGGCAAAAGTCTGGGGCCTGCCGTTCCAAATCTTCGTTTGCGCGATGGGCTTGATGGTCGCGATGCTATCGGTCACCGGCGTCTATATCTGGCTGAAAAAGCGGAGCGCTCTGCGGTCGTCCAAAGCCAGACAGGACAACATTGCCGGGCGTGTCGATGCTTAA
- a CDS encoding type II toxin-antitoxin system RelE/ParE family toxin yields MKLRWSDRSTDDLAEIYWYIARNNPQNAKHGWINSESVPEMPLTRHLIGRIVPELGQADIREVFVEHYRIVYRVEDDGISVLTVFEGHRVLKL; encoded by the coding sequence GTGAAGTTGCGCTGGAGCGATCGATCCACGGACGATCTGGCCGAGATCTACTGGTATATCGCGCGGAACAATCCCCAAAACGCCAAGCATGGGTGGATAAACTCCGAAAGCGTGCCCGAGATGCCGCTCACTCGGCATTTGATTGGCCGGATTGTGCCTGAGCTGGGCCAAGCCGATATTCGAGAAGTGTTTGTCGAGCACTATCGAATCGTTTATCGCGTCGAAGACGACGGCATATCGGTATTGACTGTATTCGAAGGGCATCGCGTGCTTAAGCTCTAA
- a CDS encoding type II toxin-antitoxin system Phd/YefM family antitoxin: MSTIQVSEDILPLGQFKTQASALIKSINSSNRSIVITQNGKPAAVVLSPSEFDRLNSQARFVSAVRQGLDDIQAGRVIEDEQLAEVLEHKIAKL, encoded by the coding sequence ATGTCAACCATACAAGTTTCCGAAGATATATTGCCGCTGGGTCAGTTCAAGACGCAGGCTTCCGCGTTGATTAAAAGCATTAATTCCAGTAACCGTTCCATCGTCATTACCCAGAACGGCAAGCCGGCCGCCGTGGTACTGTCGCCTAGCGAATTTGACAGGCTGAATAGCCAAGCCCGATTTGTCTCCGCCGTGAGGCAAGGTTTGGATGACATTCAGGCGGGACGGGTCATAGAGGACGAGCAACTGGCGGAAGTCCTGGAACATAAAATTGCCAAATTGTGA
- a CDS encoding ABC transporter ATP-binding protein, with the protein MIEARELTKHYGAIRALDALNLQVAPGEIFCLLGANGAGKTTTIHLFLDFIKPSTGVARIAGLEVRQSADQVRRLVAYLPENVALYPRLSGLENLDYFSRLSGHRHGKTRLRDFLLQAGLPDEAADRPTAAYSKGMRQKVGIAMACAKEARVLLLDEPTSGLDPQASYEFSNQLVKLANDGVAILMATHDLFRVKETGHRAGIMKAGTLLTVLNTADTSAADLERIYLDYMRAGLHATAPSL; encoded by the coding sequence ATGATAGAAGCCCGCGAACTGACCAAACACTATGGCGCGATCCGAGCCCTGGACGCGTTGAATCTGCAAGTCGCCCCCGGCGAAATTTTCTGTTTGCTCGGCGCCAACGGTGCCGGCAAAACCACGACGATTCATCTGTTTCTGGACTTTATCAAGCCCAGCACCGGCGTGGCCAGGATAGCCGGCCTGGAGGTCAGACAAAGCGCCGATCAGGTCCGCCGATTGGTTGCCTACTTGCCGGAGAACGTCGCACTGTATCCCAGGCTATCCGGCCTGGAAAATTTGGACTATTTCAGCCGCTTGTCGGGCCATCGCCACGGCAAAACCCGCTTGCGCGACTTTTTGCTCCAGGCCGGCTTGCCGGACGAAGCCGCCGACCGACCGACCGCCGCTTACTCCAAAGGCATGCGCCAGAAAGTCGGCATTGCAATGGCTTGCGCCAAGGAAGCCAGGGTGTTGTTGTTGGACGAACCGACCTCGGGCCTGGACCCGCAAGCGTCCTACGAGTTTTCGAATCAGCTCGTCAAACTGGCGAACGACGGCGTGGCGATCTTGATGGCGACCCACGACTTGTTTCGAGTTAAGGAAACCGGCCACCGGGCGGGCATCATGAAGGCGGGAACATTGCTGACGGTGTTAAATACCGCCGACACCAGCGCCGCAGACCTGGAACGGATTTATCTGGACTACATGCGGGCCGGTTTGCATGCGACGGCACCCAGCTTATGA